The following are encoded in a window of Amycolatopsis lexingtonensis genomic DNA:
- a CDS encoding SAM-dependent methyltransferase, whose product MTTSSVDRTSTGDVPEEDRWPGLASPPHSPLRARIAAALFRRAVRPLDVRVTFPDGTVLGAGGPESPEMRILRPEAFFHRLGADAKIGFGESYMAGDWTASDLAEVLTPFAERMGTLVPPALQKFRRIAERTQPPSEENTLEGARANIHRHYDLSNDLFGTFLDESMMYSSALFGPEDDLTAAQYRKIDSVLDYAGVRDGSEVLEIGTGWGELAIRAAARGARVTSLTISEEQRALATERIAAAGFSDRVDVKLCDYRESSGQYDAVVSVEMIEAVGASYWPAFYETIGERLRPGGRFGLQAITMDHDRMLASSRAYTWIHKYIFPGGIIPSVRSIEEGVKANTRLKLAGMREFGQDYARTLRLWRERFLHRWTDIAGFGFDDVFRRMWEFYLAYSEAGFRSGYLKVHQFGYEATGE is encoded by the coding sequence GTGACCACTTCGAGCGTTGACCGGACGTCGACCGGGGACGTGCCGGAAGAGGACCGCTGGCCGGGGCTGGCCAGCCCGCCGCATTCACCGCTGCGCGCGCGGATCGCCGCCGCGCTGTTCCGCCGCGCGGTCCGCCCGCTCGACGTGCGGGTGACGTTCCCGGACGGCACGGTGCTCGGCGCCGGCGGGCCGGAATCGCCCGAAATGCGTATTCTGCGGCCGGAAGCCTTTTTCCACCGCCTCGGCGCGGACGCTAAGATCGGCTTCGGCGAGTCCTACATGGCCGGTGACTGGACCGCGTCCGACCTGGCCGAGGTGCTGACGCCGTTCGCCGAGCGGATGGGCACCCTGGTGCCGCCGGCGCTGCAGAAGTTCCGGCGGATCGCCGAGCGCACGCAGCCGCCGTCCGAGGAGAACACCCTCGAGGGCGCGCGGGCCAACATCCACCGGCACTACGACCTGTCGAACGACCTGTTCGGGACCTTCCTCGACGAGTCGATGATGTACTCCTCGGCGCTGTTCGGCCCCGAGGACGACCTCACCGCCGCCCAGTACCGCAAGATCGACAGCGTGCTCGACTACGCGGGCGTGCGCGACGGCAGCGAAGTCCTCGAAATCGGTACCGGATGGGGTGAACTCGCCATCCGCGCCGCCGCCCGCGGCGCGCGCGTGACGTCACTGACCATTTCGGAGGAACAGCGCGCGCTGGCCACCGAGCGCATCGCGGCGGCCGGGTTCTCCGACCGCGTCGACGTGAAGCTGTGCGACTACCGCGAGTCGAGCGGCCAGTACGACGCCGTGGTCAGCGTCGAGATGATCGAGGCCGTCGGCGCGTCCTACTGGCCGGCGTTCTACGAGACGATCGGCGAGCGGCTGCGCCCCGGCGGGCGGTTCGGCCTGCAGGCCATCACCATGGACCACGACCGGATGCTGGCGTCGTCGCGCGCCTACACCTGGATCCACAAGTACATCTTCCCGGGCGGCATCATCCCGTCGGTGCGCTCGATCGAGGAGGGCGTCAAGGCGAACACCCGGCTCAAGCTGGCCGGGATGCGCGAGTTCGGCCAGGACTACGCGCGCACGTTACGGTTGTGGCGCGAACGGTTCCTGCACCGCTGGACCGACATCGCCGGGTTCGGGTTCGACGACGTCTTCCGCCGGATGTGGGAGTTCTACCTGGCTTATTCGGAGGCGGGGTTCCGCTCCGGGTACCTCAAGGTCCACCAGTTCGGCTACGAGGCGACCGGCGAGTAA
- a CDS encoding AraC family transcriptional regulator has product MDVLGDLFRDVRAHGSLFGSSALSPPWCLRFVDGAPLTLCTVLDGAGWIVPEGAPPEPLRAYETVVVRGPGTFSFVDEVGTRAEPVDCGEFCAVPELGGTRHRRGWYEPGDGGTTLIVGAYPAGGEISRPLLDALPVVLRVDGGGTGDAVLDHLAAEVAADTPGQQVVLDRLLDWMLVCTLREWFDRPGGEPPAWWTAQRDPVVGHALRLLHDEPAAPWTVGALARRARVSRSTLAKRFADLVGEPPLTYLTRRRMALAADLLTQRATATVSEVARSVGYADPFAFSAAFKRVRGVNPSEFRKPRPPERTATQVLSDRQQGCIVEG; this is encoded by the coding sequence GTGGACGTACTGGGTGACCTCTTCCGCGACGTACGGGCGCACGGCTCGCTGTTCGGCAGCTCCGCCCTGTCGCCGCCCTGGTGCCTGCGCTTCGTCGACGGGGCGCCGCTGACCCTCTGCACCGTCCTGGACGGCGCCGGCTGGATCGTGCCCGAAGGAGCCCCACCTGAGCCGCTGCGGGCCTACGAGACCGTCGTCGTGCGCGGGCCCGGGACCTTCAGCTTCGTCGACGAGGTCGGCACGCGCGCCGAGCCCGTCGACTGCGGGGAGTTCTGCGCCGTGCCCGAGCTGGGCGGCACGCGGCACCGGCGGGGCTGGTACGAGCCCGGCGACGGCGGCACCACCCTGATCGTCGGCGCCTACCCGGCCGGCGGGGAGATCAGCCGACCGCTGCTGGACGCGCTGCCCGTCGTGCTCCGCGTGGACGGCGGGGGCACCGGGGACGCCGTCCTGGACCACCTCGCCGCCGAGGTCGCCGCCGACACGCCGGGCCAGCAGGTCGTGCTCGACCGGCTGCTCGACTGGATGCTCGTCTGCACGCTGCGCGAGTGGTTCGACCGGCCCGGCGGCGAGCCTCCGGCGTGGTGGACCGCGCAGCGCGACCCCGTCGTCGGCCACGCGCTGCGGCTGCTGCACGACGAGCCCGCGGCGCCGTGGACGGTCGGTGCGCTGGCCCGCCGCGCCAGGGTTTCGCGGTCGACGCTCGCCAAGCGCTTCGCCGACCTGGTGGGCGAACCGCCGCTGACCTACCTCACCCGCCGCCGCATGGCGCTCGCCGCGGACCTGCTGACCCAGCGGGCCACCGCCACCGTCTCGGAAGTCGCCCGCAGCGTCGGGTATGCCGATCCCTTCGCGTTCAGCGCGGCGTTCAAGCGGGTCCGCGGCGTCAACCCGAGCGAGTTCCGCAAGCCCCGACCACCCGAAAGGACGGCCACCCAGGTGTTGTCAGACCGTCAACAAGGGTGCATCGTGGAGGGGTAG
- a CDS encoding SIS domain-containing protein: MVSATDISGSVAKQLADVEQANAEAVREAAELVLGVIRADALVYTAGAGHSLAAVAETFYRAGGLACVYPLYHPDLLPLHGAVSSTKTERRTGLAAEVLAERAPGPDDVLVVFSTSGSNPYPVELCIEARKRGAAVIAITSRACVAAAPKRSSSNLVEQGTVVLDSLVIPGDASYPPDAPRTAPLSTVVNAFLWNLVLAQVYDRGAAEGLDVPLWRSSNVEGGDEANAALLEKYGAIVPRLR, translated from the coding sequence GTGGTGAGCGCCACGGACATCTCCGGCAGTGTCGCCAAGCAACTGGCGGACGTCGAACAGGCCAACGCCGAGGCAGTGCGCGAAGCGGCGGAACTGGTCCTGGGGGTGATCCGGGCCGACGCACTGGTCTATACCGCGGGCGCCGGGCACTCGCTGGCCGCGGTCGCCGAGACGTTCTACCGGGCCGGCGGGCTCGCCTGCGTCTACCCGCTCTACCACCCGGACCTGCTGCCGCTGCACGGCGCGGTGAGCAGCACGAAGACCGAGCGGCGCACCGGCCTGGCCGCGGAGGTGCTGGCCGAACGCGCGCCCGGCCCGGACGACGTGCTGGTGGTCTTCTCGACGTCCGGCTCGAACCCGTACCCGGTCGAGCTGTGCATCGAGGCCCGCAAGCGCGGGGCGGCGGTCATCGCGATCACGTCGCGGGCGTGCGTGGCGGCGGCGCCGAAGCGGTCGTCGAGCAACCTGGTGGAGCAGGGCACGGTGGTGCTGGACTCGCTCGTCATCCCCGGCGACGCGAGCTACCCGCCGGACGCGCCGCGCACCGCGCCGCTGTCCACTGTGGTCAACGCGTTCCTGTGGAACCTCGTGCTCGCCCAGGTCTACGACCGCGGCGCGGCCGAGGGCCTCGACGTCCCGCTGTGGCGCAGCTCCAATGTGGAGGGCGGCGACGAGGCGAACGCGGCCCTGCTGGAGAAGTACGGCGCGATCGTGCCCCGGCTGCGGTAG
- a CDS encoding alpha/beta hydrolase, protein MSEAEPAVSVWPARGRTEAVVLVLHGGAERGTGAVPPWKLAYLRMVPIARALHRAARGHGVEVRLLRNRRYGWNAPAMDPLDDARWALDRIRAEHPGVPVVLVGHSMGGRVALRVADDPAVRGICALAPWTPRGEPVGAVAGRSVLIVHGTRDRMTSPAESHAFAERAEGVAARVARFEIANEGHAMLRRSAVWTRLTIAFTLEVLAGNTGDELRGAWAAPGPERLRIPV, encoded by the coding sequence GTGAGCGAGGCGGAACCGGCGGTGTCCGTGTGGCCGGCGCGCGGGCGCACCGAGGCGGTCGTGCTCGTGCTGCACGGCGGCGCGGAACGCGGCACCGGCGCGGTGCCGCCCTGGAAGCTCGCCTACCTGCGGATGGTCCCGATCGCGCGCGCCCTGCACCGGGCGGCCCGCGGCCACGGCGTCGAGGTGCGGCTGCTGCGCAACCGGCGCTACGGCTGGAACGCCCCCGCCATGGACCCGCTCGACGACGCCCGCTGGGCCCTCGACCGGATCCGCGCCGAGCACCCCGGCGTGCCGGTGGTGCTGGTCGGGCACTCCATGGGCGGCCGGGTGGCGCTGCGCGTCGCCGACGACCCCGCCGTGCGCGGGATCTGCGCGCTGGCGCCGTGGACCCCGCGCGGCGAACCGGTCGGGGCGGTGGCCGGGCGGTCGGTGCTCATCGTGCACGGCACCCGCGACCGGATGACCAGCCCGGCGGAGTCGCACGCCTTCGCCGAACGCGCCGAGGGCGTCGCCGCCCGCGTCGCCCGGTTCGAGATCGCGAACGAGGGGCACGCCATGCTCCGCCGGTCGGCCGTGTGGACCCGGCTGACGATTGCTTTCACACTGGAAGTCCTGGCGGGGAACACCGGTGACGAACTCCGCGGCGCGTGGGCCGCTCCGGGGCCCGAGCGGCTCCGAATACCTGTCTGA
- a CDS encoding putative bifunctional diguanylate cyclase/phosphodiesterase has product MARRWAATLADTKGVTLPPEELEPLLLEVANEAADHAGSRHDGALLRFSALYAASPMGIALADPDGDIVEANLALGQLLGCSPEKLRGRHLTDLGSTDHDVSRLKAGLEQVRTARERYQERMLLDHAEDGQLWTDVTLARLPGDKPGSVYPVLMVSDANELHLLQERLLHQNVHDPLTGLPNASSFTTKLEAALGAGARDDIALIYLDVDGFKVINDGLGAGVGDQVLRGVAGKLSAVFTGHHDGFVARLSGDGFAVLLRGELSATEVVGLVERALEDLNEPIYLGGHGIGVSASAGIVVRAAVEGGAAELLRAAEIALHRAKEAGKAQWMLFDPELDARDRGRYQLGAVIAGALENGEFSLVYQPTVRLARTEELAAVNAGLRWNHPEKGELSSDEFYPLAQTTGMTVPLGRWLLAESLAATARWRTRFGDAAPDVCVRLPTRLAIDPDLVLLVKEQLDKHELPAKALRLCTDRDSVLDPGGEVLESFAVLADLGAQLVLTISGSADLELIPQHRLPIRHVILCGPVVDALDAEDPAEADIRHLTQLVTRARELNLRVGAEGVRTHEQAARLRQLGVLAARGPFVSDSATGDEVDELIARHPG; this is encoded by the coding sequence GTGGCGCGCCGGTGGGCGGCGACGTTGGCCGACACCAAAGGAGTAACACTTCCCCCGGAGGAGCTCGAACCGCTCCTGCTGGAAGTCGCGAACGAGGCGGCCGACCACGCCGGCTCCCGGCACGACGGCGCGCTGCTGCGGTTCTCCGCGCTCTACGCCGCGTCGCCGATGGGGATCGCGCTGGCCGACCCGGACGGCGACATCGTCGAGGCCAACCTCGCGCTCGGCCAGCTGCTCGGCTGCTCGCCGGAGAAGCTGCGGGGCAGGCACCTCACGGACCTCGGCTCGACCGACCACGACGTCTCGCGGCTCAAGGCCGGGCTGGAGCAGGTGCGCACCGCGCGCGAGCGGTACCAGGAGCGGATGCTGCTCGACCACGCCGAAGACGGGCAGCTCTGGACCGACGTCACGCTCGCCCGGCTGCCCGGGGACAAGCCGGGGTCGGTCTACCCGGTGCTGATGGTGTCCGACGCGAACGAGCTGCACCTGCTGCAGGAACGGCTGCTGCACCAGAACGTGCACGACCCGCTGACCGGGCTGCCGAACGCGTCGTCGTTCACCACCAAGCTGGAAGCCGCGCTCGGGGCCGGCGCCCGCGACGACATCGCGCTGATCTACCTCGACGTCGACGGCTTCAAGGTGATCAACGACGGCCTCGGCGCCGGCGTCGGCGACCAGGTGCTGCGCGGGGTGGCGGGCAAGCTGTCGGCGGTGTTCACCGGGCACCACGACGGGTTCGTCGCGCGGCTGTCCGGCGACGGCTTCGCGGTGCTGCTGCGGGGCGAGCTCTCCGCCACCGAGGTCGTGGGCCTGGTCGAGCGCGCGCTGGAGGACCTCAACGAGCCGATCTACCTGGGCGGGCACGGCATCGGCGTCAGCGCGAGCGCGGGCATCGTGGTGCGCGCGGCCGTCGAGGGCGGCGCGGCCGAGCTGCTGCGGGCGGCGGAAATCGCGCTGCACCGGGCCAAGGAGGCCGGCAAGGCGCAGTGGATGCTGTTCGACCCGGAGCTGGACGCCCGCGACCGCGGCCGCTACCAGCTCGGCGCGGTGATCGCCGGCGCGCTGGAGAACGGCGAGTTCTCACTCGTCTACCAGCCGACGGTCCGGCTCGCCCGCACCGAGGAGCTCGCCGCCGTCAACGCGGGGCTGCGGTGGAACCACCCGGAGAAGGGCGAGCTGAGCTCCGACGAGTTCTACCCGCTGGCCCAGACGACGGGCATGACGGTGCCGCTGGGCCGCTGGCTCCTGGCCGAGTCCCTGGCGGCGACGGCCCGCTGGCGCACCCGCTTCGGCGACGCGGCCCCGGACGTCTGCGTCCGCCTCCCGACGCGGCTGGCCATCGACCCGGACCTGGTCCTGCTGGTCAAGGAGCAGCTGGACAAGCACGAGCTGCCGGCGAAGGCCCTGCGCCTGTGCACCGACCGCGACTCGGTCCTCGACCCGGGCGGCGAGGTCCTGGAGTCGTTCGCGGTGCTGGCCGACCTCGGCGCGCAGCTGGTCCTGACGATTTCGGGCTCGGCGGACCTGGAGCTGATCCCCCAGCACCGCCTCCCGATCCGCCACGTGATCCTGTGCGGCCCGGTGGTCGACGCGCTCGACGCGGAGGATCCGGCGGAGGCGGACATCCGGCACCTGACCCAGCTGGTCACCCGTGCCCGCGAGCTGAACCTGCGGGTGGGCGCTGAGGGCGTCCGCACGCACGAGCAGGCGGCCCGCCTGCGGCAGCTGGGCGTCCTGGCGGCGCGCGGCCCGTTCGTGTCGGACTCGGCGACGGGCGACGAGGTCGACGAGCTGATCGCCCGCCACCCCGGCTGA
- a CDS encoding LCP family protein: MVMTYRGDDGGRRMPPPRPPAGRSREHQRAQMMPLPGRGRSPYDERTRPMGEPEPQYAPPPPPRREPPRPADDYPPSRPPRRRRWSFGKVLGALVLVFVVFLAGIWVYLEFSIKRVEALADYSGRPVAESGTNWLIVGSDSREGLTAEDEERLATGDVAAAGGGQRTDTIMVAHIPDNDTKPTLLSLPRDSQVKIPGHGTNKINAAFSLGGPKLLAQTVEGATGLHLDHYAEIGFGGFAKIVDAIGGVDMCIDKDMNDTMTGISIKAGCQSLDGRSALGFVRMRHSDATPRSDLDRVANQRKFIGALVSQIASPGTLLNPFDFFPLLSSAPDALTMDSGDHVHNLAGLAIAMRGISSGGVVTTTVPVTSGSAENWDKNKSKQLFDALKNDSAVPDSVIVN, translated from the coding sequence ATGGTGATGACGTACCGAGGCGACGACGGCGGGCGCCGGATGCCGCCGCCCCGGCCGCCCGCCGGGCGCTCCCGGGAGCACCAGCGCGCGCAGATGATGCCGCTGCCCGGGCGGGGCCGCAGCCCGTACGACGAGCGCACCCGCCCGATGGGGGAGCCCGAGCCCCAGTACGCCCCGCCACCGCCCCCGCGCCGCGAGCCCCCGCGCCCGGCCGACGACTACCCGCCGTCCCGGCCGCCGCGCCGCCGCCGGTGGAGCTTCGGCAAGGTCCTCGGCGCCCTGGTGCTGGTCTTCGTCGTCTTCCTCGCCGGCATCTGGGTCTACCTGGAGTTCTCGATCAAGCGCGTCGAGGCGCTCGCCGACTACTCCGGCCGCCCGGTCGCCGAGTCCGGCACCAACTGGCTGATCGTCGGCTCGGACAGCCGCGAAGGCCTGACGGCCGAGGACGAGGAGCGGCTGGCCACCGGCGACGTCGCCGCGGCCGGCGGCGGGCAGCGCACCGACACGATCATGGTCGCGCACATCCCGGACAACGACACGAAGCCGACGCTGCTGTCGCTGCCGCGCGACTCCCAGGTGAAGATCCCGGGCCACGGCACGAACAAGATCAACGCGGCGTTCTCCCTCGGCGGCCCGAAGCTGCTCGCCCAGACCGTCGAAGGCGCCACTGGCCTGCACCTCGACCACTACGCGGAAATCGGCTTCGGCGGCTTCGCCAAGATCGTCGACGCGATCGGCGGCGTCGACATGTGCATCGACAAGGACATGAACGACACGATGACCGGCATCAGCATCAAGGCCGGCTGCCAGTCCCTCGACGGCCGCTCCGCGCTGGGCTTCGTCCGCATGCGCCACAGCGACGCGACCCCGCGCTCGGACCTCGACCGCGTCGCCAACCAGCGCAAGTTCATCGGCGCGCTGGTCAGCCAGATCGCGAGCCCGGGCACGCTGCTCAACCCGTTCGACTTCTTCCCCCTGCTGTCTTCGGCCCCGGACGCGCTGACGATGGACTCGGGCGACCACGTCCACAACCTGGCGGGCCTCGCGATCGCGATGCGCGGGATTTCGTCGGGCGGCGTGGTGACGACGACGGTGCCGGTGACGAGCGGGTCGGCGGAGAACTGGGACAAGAACAAGTCGAAGCAGCTGTTCGACGCTTTGAAGAACGACAGCGCGGTGCCGGACAGCGTCATCGTCAATTAA
- a CDS encoding cytochrome P450: protein MVTLPGTVSRATEALRERVPPLTAFPLPRGVDERWLRSRWPVKELATPPAGSGLKPVLGDEGPPVVGHMLEMMRFGPAFGLRRHELYGPVSWTAGFGRRIVALSGPEATQIALVNKDKAFSQEGWKFFIEKFFERGLMLMDFGEHHLHRRIMQEAFTRQRLTGYVNEMGPALREGVTGWESSGRPRLYWALKQLTLDVATRVFMGMRSGADAHRINRAFVNSVRAGTAFVRFPVPGGRWSAGLHGRRLLERYFGENLPAKRASDGDDLFSALCHATTEDGDRFTDTDIVNHMIFLMMAAHDTTTITSSAMAYYLAKYPEWQERARAESLALGDDVLDIDAVEKLETLDLVMKEALRLVAPVPSLTRQTVKDTEVLGHYIPANTLVGVSPTVNHFTPECWTNPFDFDPERFAEPRREDKSHRMAWMPFGGGAHKCIGLHFGGLEVKLLMHEMLRAYRWSVPESYTAKWDYVSLPVPADGLPVRLSPR from the coding sequence ATGGTCACTTTGCCGGGCACCGTGAGCCGAGCCACCGAAGCACTGCGTGAACGGGTGCCGCCCTTGACGGCGTTCCCGCTCCCCCGCGGGGTCGACGAGCGCTGGCTGCGGTCGCGCTGGCCGGTCAAGGAACTCGCGACGCCGCCCGCGGGCAGCGGCCTCAAGCCGGTGCTCGGCGACGAAGGCCCGCCGGTGGTCGGGCACATGCTCGAGATGATGCGCTTCGGCCCCGCGTTCGGCCTCCGCCGCCACGAGCTCTACGGCCCGGTCTCCTGGACCGCGGGCTTCGGGCGCCGGATCGTCGCGCTCTCCGGGCCGGAGGCGACGCAGATCGCGCTCGTCAACAAGGACAAGGCGTTCTCTCAAGAGGGCTGGAAGTTCTTCATCGAGAAGTTCTTCGAGCGCGGCCTGATGCTGATGGACTTCGGCGAGCACCACCTGCACCGCCGGATCATGCAGGAGGCCTTCACCCGGCAGCGGCTGACCGGCTACGTCAACGAGATGGGCCCCGCGCTGCGCGAAGGCGTCACGGGCTGGGAATCGAGCGGGCGCCCGCGGCTGTACTGGGCGCTCAAGCAGCTGACCCTCGACGTCGCGACGCGCGTGTTCATGGGCATGCGCAGCGGCGCCGACGCGCACCGGATCAACCGCGCGTTCGTCAACTCCGTGCGCGCCGGCACCGCGTTCGTGCGCTTCCCGGTGCCGGGCGGGCGCTGGTCGGCCGGCCTGCACGGGCGGCGCCTCCTCGAGCGTTACTTCGGCGAGAACCTCCCCGCCAAGCGGGCTTCCGACGGCGACGACCTGTTCTCCGCGCTCTGCCACGCCACCACCGAGGACGGCGACCGGTTCACCGACACCGACATCGTCAACCACATGATCTTCCTGATGATGGCCGCGCACGACACGACGACCATCACCAGCAGCGCCATGGCCTACTACCTGGCCAAGTACCCGGAGTGGCAGGAGCGCGCCCGCGCGGAGTCGCTGGCGCTCGGCGACGACGTCCTGGACATCGACGCCGTCGAAAAGCTCGAAACGCTCGACCTGGTCATGAAGGAGGCGCTGCGGCTGGTCGCGCCGGTGCCGTCGCTGACCCGCCAGACGGTCAAGGACACCGAGGTGCTCGGGCACTACATCCCGGCGAACACGCTGGTCGGCGTGTCGCCCACGGTCAACCACTTCACGCCGGAGTGCTGGACGAACCCCTTCGACTTCGACCCGGAACGGTTCGCCGAGCCGCGGCGCGAGGACAAATCGCACCGGATGGCGTGGATGCCCTTCGGCGGCGGCGCGCACAAGTGCATCGGCCTCCACTTCGGCGGGCTCGAGGTCAAGTTGCTGATGCACGAGATGCTGCGCGCCTACCGCTGGTCGGTTCCGGAGAGTTACACCGCGAAGTGGGACTACGTCTCGCTACCGGTCCCGGCGGACGGTCTGCCGGTGCGGCTGAGCCCTCGCTGA
- a CDS encoding GNAT family N-acetyltransferase has translation METPAESYRVDEFTLARWQFADGPELTATVGGSLEHIGAWMIWAAGGYTADDSAEFLRRTRENWESGETHDFALRVDGVIAGAIGIMARDGGVEIGYWLARPYTGRGLITRAAGFLTAEAFRLGAGYVEIKHDERNVRSGAVPARLGFTKAREEPVEEPLAPSCAGTNHVWRREKP, from the coding sequence ATGGAGACCCCGGCCGAGTCGTACCGCGTGGACGAATTCACCTTGGCTCGCTGGCAGTTCGCCGACGGGCCCGAACTCACGGCGACCGTCGGCGGGTCCCTCGAGCACATCGGCGCGTGGATGATCTGGGCGGCCGGCGGCTACACGGCCGACGACTCCGCCGAGTTCCTGCGGCGCACCAGGGAAAACTGGGAGAGCGGGGAAACCCACGACTTCGCCCTCCGCGTCGACGGTGTCATCGCGGGCGCCATCGGGATCATGGCGCGGGACGGCGGCGTCGAGATCGGGTACTGGCTCGCGCGGCCGTACACCGGGCGCGGCCTGATCACCCGGGCCGCCGGTTTCCTGACGGCGGAGGCGTTCCGGCTCGGGGCCGGCTACGTCGAGATCAAGCACGACGAGCGGAACGTCCGAAGTGGAGCGGTGCCCGCGCGCCTCGGCTTCACCAAGGCGCGCGAGGAACCCGTCGAGGAGCCGCTCGCTCCGTCGTGCGCGGGCACCAACCACGTCTGGCGGAGGGAGAAGCCGTGA
- a CDS encoding serine hydrolase domain-containing protein: protein MDSATATVHGECAPGFEPVREAFEENFRSRGELGAAFTAIRDGEVVVDLWGGWSGPERTAEWRPDTLANVWSTTKGMTAICAHKLVDAGELDVDTPVAKYWPEFAAAGKAEVPVRWLLTHRSGVPGIGLDRPVRVEELYDWDLMTSLLAAQEPLYVPGSAGGYHALAYGWLVGEVVRRIAGQGVREFFAEQVAGPLDADFSIGLADDADLDRCATLVDPVMTEEMANALATAFATAGPVAQAALTNPQLAGHHANDPAFRRAVMPALNGHGTARAIATIYGALATGGLLSAPTLARARESQGKEIDAVLGLPNEWGLGFYLGSDARGFGPNPAAFGHDGLGGSTGGADPENGISFGYTLNRLGPLIRDDPRKMALVNAVYTSLEAQTA, encoded by the coding sequence ATGGACAGCGCCACGGCGACGGTGCACGGCGAGTGCGCGCCCGGTTTCGAACCGGTGCGCGAAGCCTTCGAGGAGAACTTCCGCTCCCGCGGCGAACTGGGCGCCGCGTTCACCGCCATCCGCGACGGCGAAGTCGTGGTGGACCTGTGGGGCGGCTGGTCCGGTCCGGAGCGCACCGCCGAGTGGCGGCCGGACACGCTCGCCAACGTGTGGTCGACGACCAAGGGCATGACGGCGATCTGCGCGCACAAGCTGGTCGACGCCGGCGAGCTGGACGTGGACACGCCGGTCGCGAAGTACTGGCCCGAGTTCGCCGCGGCGGGCAAGGCGGAGGTCCCCGTGCGGTGGCTGCTCACGCACCGCTCCGGCGTCCCCGGGATCGGCCTGGACCGGCCCGTGCGGGTCGAAGAGCTGTACGACTGGGATCTCATGACGTCGTTGCTGGCGGCCCAGGAACCCTTGTACGTCCCCGGATCCGCGGGCGGTTACCACGCGCTGGCCTACGGCTGGCTCGTCGGCGAGGTCGTCCGGCGGATCGCCGGGCAGGGCGTCCGCGAGTTCTTCGCCGAGCAGGTCGCCGGGCCGCTGGACGCCGACTTCTCGATCGGCCTCGCCGACGATGCCGACCTGGACCGCTGCGCGACGCTCGTCGACCCGGTGATGACCGAGGAGATGGCCAACGCGCTGGCCACGGCGTTCGCCACCGCCGGCCCGGTCGCCCAGGCCGCGCTGACCAATCCCCAGCTCGCGGGCCACCACGCGAACGACCCGGCGTTCCGCCGCGCGGTGATGCCGGCGTTGAACGGCCACGGCACGGCCCGCGCGATCGCCACGATCTACGGGGCACTGGCCACCGGCGGCCTCCTGTCCGCGCCGACGCTGGCCCGGGCGCGGGAGAGCCAGGGCAAGGAGATCGACGCGGTGCTCGGCCTGCCGAACGAGTGGGGCCTGGGCTTCTACCTCGGCAGCGACGCCCGCGGCTTCGGCCCGAACCCGGCGGCCTTCGGCCACGACGGCCTCGGCGGTTCCACCGGCGGCGCCGACCCGGAGAACGGTATCTCGTTCGGCTACACGCTCAACCGGCTCGGCCCGCTCATCCGCGACGACCCCCGCAAGATGGCACTGGTCAACGCGGTCTACACCAGCCTGGAGGCGCAGACCGCCTGA
- a CDS encoding peroxiredoxin produces the protein MDAGDLAPDFTLPDDQGADRTLSDFLATGPVVLFFYPAAMTGGCTAESCHFRDLAAEFAEVGAHRIGISPDGVTKQRQFSEANGFDYPLLSDVDGEVAKQFGVWRKLLPLHAKRVTFVIGEDRKVLEKIKSELNFTVHADQALKVLRERNKVS, from the coding sequence ATGGACGCCGGAGACCTCGCCCCCGACTTCACCCTGCCCGACGACCAGGGGGCCGACCGCACGCTGTCGGACTTCCTGGCCACCGGGCCGGTCGTGCTGTTCTTCTACCCCGCCGCGATGACCGGGGGCTGCACCGCCGAGAGCTGCCACTTCCGCGACCTCGCCGCCGAGTTCGCCGAGGTCGGCGCGCACCGGATCGGGATCAGCCCGGACGGCGTCACCAAGCAGCGCCAGTTCTCCGAAGCCAACGGCTTCGACTACCCGCTGCTGTCCGATGTGGACGGCGAGGTCGCGAAGCAGTTCGGCGTCTGGCGGAAACTCCTGCCGCTGCACGCCAAGCGCGTCACCTTCGTGATCGGCGAGGACCGCAAGGTGCTCGAGAAGATCAAGAGCGAGCTGAACTTCACGGTCCACGCCGACCAGGCGCTCAAGGTGCTGCGGGAGCGGAACAAGGTGTCCTGA